The Malus domestica chromosome 08, GDT2T_hap1 genomic interval AGTGAAAGATTCAGGTGCATTGGATTAAGTTTAATCGGCAAATGATTTAGAAAATGGTTGTTTTCGAAAATGGATACTTTACGGATCTCTTCcatcaaattcatcaaatcaGAGGATCTGAGCTATTAAATCtaatcaaacggttaaaattattataacttttaaaatgagCCTAAGTTTGTAGTCATTTGATCAAATTGCAATGATCCGAATCCTCTGATTTGGTGGAATGGATCCGGAAAGGATTCCTTTCCGATATTTTCAAGTATGTGGTGCCATCtacacttttattatttttttcatacaCTATGTTAATTTTCATCATTTGATTTTAgcaatttattcaattcaacaATAAAAACCTAAGAGGAGCTTGTGGAAGgtgtttgtactatacttagggtctccgtatttagatctcgtataaatacttggggaactcaaatgtaattatgtaataaatgaaggggtaaatatgtaataagtgaggagcatttattctataaaaaggttttctcaccctcacaaacctcaaGCCTCATATCCCCATAGGAAGGGCTCTCAGATTCAGAGCAAACCCTCACTCTCATAttcgagctctctctccctcacaatcctctcacaaagagagaaatacaatatcagtgtggacgtagcccaaacattggggtgaaccacgatacattttgtgttctttactttcttgcagattcatggttggatttacgttgttccaagacctccggctttgtgcatcaacatttggcgccgtctgtaggaaacgatacgaaaagttatgtcggtactctttcattttttcacctccaccgtgaatctgcaaaaacccaagaaccaaacCCCTGCAGAGTCACTGCAAAACCTATCTCCTTCTCGCATTTGATTTCTAGCCCAACTTGCTGACAAATTGTGCGAACCAAAACAATCCACGCGGCTCCAAATTCAGTGACTTTCCAGAAAACCCCCAAAAAGGGCAAGGGGTATAGGTATACAGGGAGAGGCAGTCACGTTATCTAAAATCTCCCAGATGCCCAACAATGGAGGGAAGCTCGTTTCTCAGTCTCAACtgctcctcttcttctccgCATTTAAAACCCcatctctttttcttctcctcTTTTTCCTTGCTCTTCGGAAAATCTCACCTTCTGGGTTTAATCCCCAGAACCTTACTCGCCCACAACACCCTATCTTTCTTCTACCCTAAAACCGCCCTCCGCACTTCGTCCTTCCCTCTCGACGAAGCTCTCGAAAAGCCCAGCAATGGCTCAACAGACATGTTGCCCAAGATTGATAAAAGTGGCAGATGTTGCATAAGATTTTTGACATGGTTACGAACGGCGCGGCGGACCGACGGAGGCCGCCGCCGCAAACGTTGAGCACAGGCAACAACGAAAATTACGTGATGAGCTTGTCGAATACGCTGAGACTGATGCCGAACAAGGATCACAATGTAGAGAGCTACGAGGACCTGGAGCAGTTGAAGTTCAGTCCCTTGCTCTTCAGCTCGCTGGAGCGCTACTTGCCTCCCACCATGCTCAATGCCTCACGTGACCTCAAGCTCCAGTACATGAAGGACATTGTCCTCCGGTACTCACCTGAGAGCGAACGCACTTGTGTTCAACGACATCGAGAATACAGGCAAAAGATCATCACACGCTATCAGAGAACTTCACTGGCTGCCAACATCTCGCCAAGCAGAAGgcaaaaagaataaagaaaatctAGGATCCTTCTGCAAATCacaggaaaagaaaaatgatcatCACTGCAGGACGCTCCGGATGAGGGGAATTGGTCCCGTGAGGATGAGATTCTTGTGATGATTGTTTCCAAAGGAAAAATGACCTCTGGAAGGCTAGAATGTGCAGGAACGTGCAGGAAAAGAAGAACTTCTTTATCAAAAGCTACAGCCTCCCCCAAAGGACAGTTATGGAGCCATACAATGCCACCATTTCCATCCATCAGCTTGTCGAAAAAgcggaaagcaaaagcaaagcagaaaacaaaagGTCACAGTAGCAACCAggccaaaagcaaaagcaaagcagaaaaacaaagtaaaagcagaaagtaaaagcataaagcaaaagaagataaaaagaagcagacataattacggtggtgatggcatgtagaaaagggaattatgggtgtgacccattgagcagaaggttggatttatttttgaatgatgtgatttatttttcttatctttcggagacatctatataaccccatcagagggtaataaaaaaattaaaaaattaaaaaaaataaaaatgacaagcCCATAAATAATGGAttagaatgttatgtggagggccaaGGCcgccctgccgctattatcaccaaccaagtgattaaaagtacgtccagtacttcaaaattattcggcaacctgctgctattatcaccaaccatgtgatcaaaagtacgcccagtactccaaaattattcggcagcatgctgctattatcactaaccaggtgatcaaaagtacgtccagtacttcaaaattatacatgagcatcactcatgtcaatcatacataaacattcatgagcatcactcatgtcagtCATACATAagcattcatgaccatcatttatgtcaacattcatgaccatcattcatgtcaacattcatgaccatcactcatgtcaacattcatgaacatcactcatgtcaacattcatgaacatcactcatgtcaacatccatgagcatcactcatgtcaatcaacataaacattcatgagcatcacttatgtcaatcagcttcgaaagcttcatttacagagctccagcttcaaaagcttcatttacaaagctccagcttcaaaagcttcacttgcaaagcttcacctacaaagcttcagtgcatggtatacaaatactgtctctgaacaaccgccatttcggcccatacatggatttaatttgaagtctccaaccaacagactctattgactgaagacttgggggactacattatataccatatattgggcctcaactgggcctcatgaaaaatacttgggggacttagctcattatttatgtactgaggaatgagcccttattctataaaatggactccctcactttcattagagagcacccattattcatgtactgagaaacgagcccttattttataaaagggactccctcactttcattagagagcatcgtcgccaactgagcaaccgcctcgccgcgagcatcactcctaacccattattcatgtactgaggagcgagcccttattttataaaatggactctctTACCTTCACTAGAGAGTATCGCCgtctactgagcaaccgcctcgtcaCGAGCATCAACTCCAGcctatcatttatgtattaaggagtgagcccttattctataaaagggactctctcaccttcaacgccacaagccgagccaaccaaggcaacgtaagccacaagccgagcagcctcgcaacatgtgctacttcaagttgagcatcatttcagattgagcactgcctcatatcgagtatcagtcctagacgacatctagttacttcggcccacacatggactgaatttcaagtctcaagCCAAAAGATTATcttgactgaaaacttgggggactattatttgtaccatatttagggcctccatatttagacctcgtataaatactcgggggactcaaatgttattatgtaataaatgaaagggtaaatatgtaataagtgaggagcctttattctataaaaggacatcctcaccctcacaaacctcaaGCCTCATATCCCCATAGGAAGGGCTCTTAGATTCAGAGCAAAGCCTTACTCTCATAttcgagctctctctccctcacaatcctctcacaaacagataaatacaatatcagtgtggacgtagcccaaacattggggtgaaccacgatacattttgcgttctttactttcttgcagattcacggtcggatttacattgttccaagacctccggttttgtgcatcaacataaggTAAAAAAGGTTTTTCGATAGTATCACCATTCCAAGTATTATCTCATCttcaaattatttataaaaataaaaaataaaaaaaaatttaacaaaaatcttgtttgtttatttttctaacACTAAAGAAAAAGAACCTAGGaactcccacatttttttttttgtttattgatgaGCCACAGTTCGCACCCTTACCACTAGATCACTTGTTGTGATTGTGAAATCGCTAACTTAAGATATATGTTTCTCTTCTTTGATCAGGTAGGAAAGTGAATTTCAAAATTGGAACTTTTTTGTTGTCATTTAttagaaattttaattttattcattcATAAAAGATGGTTACAAACTTACAAAACGCTAGATGCAAGTGTGCCCTCGttaaaaatttgtaaataaaaatacccttaaagtaaaattaaaaaaaaaaatcgtataAAGAAAAAGAGTATAACAACACCCACATACCACATACAACTAAACCCATAAGC includes:
- the LOC139198116 gene encoding 2-oxoglutarate and iron-dependent oxygenase domain-containing protein ICU11-like; the protein is MLHKIFDMVTNGAADRRRPPPQTLSTGNNENYVMSLSNTLRLMPNKDHNVESYEDLEQLKFSPLLFSSLERYLPPTMLNASRDLKLQYMKDIVLRYSPESERTCVQRHREYRQKIITRYQRTSLAANISPSRRQKE